tatatatatatatatatatatataaaatccaCACCGCGTCACCGTACTCCGGGGTACGCACTACCCTCTTATCCTCTCCATCGCTGCCGCTCCTTCTTCAGCACCCCTCCCACCTAAGCCTCCTCCAATGCCTCTCTTCATCTCTAAAATGGCCGGGAGCGGTCTGTTCACCGCCCGGCACCATCACCTTCCCATCCCCccgccctccctctcttcctcctccgccCTTTCGAACCCCCTCTCCTTCCCTTCTCCTCGAAGAAGTATTCACGTCGCGCGGGCGAGGAAGGGCCTCTCGTCCCGCACCCGCCGGCTCGAGAATCGACGCAAAAAAGGCGCtgcaaccaccaccaccatggaggaggaggcggcggcggagttGGAGGGGGTGGCCGCTGGAGAGGGGGCTTCTTCTGCTGCTGCTTTTCTGGAGGTCGGCGGAGGAGGGGCTGAGGGGCTTGCCACGCCGTCGCTGCCCATGCCGGAGCTGCCGGGGGAGGAGCCGGACTTCTGGGAGGGGCCGCAGTGGAACGCCTTCGGCTTCTTCATCCAATACCAGTGGGCCTTTGGCATCGTTTTTGCGGTATTCTCCGTCCCCCTCTGCCAAAATGGAACCTTTGATGGAGACGAGCTTCTTTAACCGTTTCCTTTATTGCTTTACCTAATTTTTGTCGAGTGATTTCTTCGTGCTAATTCGCTCTTATGTTTACTTCCTgttatcttctctctctctctctctctctctctctctctctctctctcgcccttttatttttgattaTTTGTGCTGTATGGAGAAGACATGCATGGAATTGGATGGAAATGAGTTAACTTGAATATTATAGAGAAGAATTTAAGTTTTGAAAAGGCGTTGTAAGTTCACTAATTTGTAATCCTGAGGATTGAATGATAAAGCACAACATTTTTTAGTAGTTAATTCGAATATGGAACAGCGGAGAATGGGGCAATTGATAATATTTAATATCAAAGGGGAGGTTATGGCGGATGACTACCGAGCCTCGGAGGTTTACATGTAAGTCTTAGGATTCAAATCATAGATGGATAGCATTCTGTTGTCATTTTAATGTGGGAATGGAACATATGGTTTACATTGACGTGAGCTGCTGTATATATTTTGGGCTGTGATATTTCTGATAATGAAAATTTACTTTAATTGAGTTTGATTTAACATGGGGAAGTGGTTTAAATTCATGTTATTTTTTTCTGTTGCTACTTGATGTGAGGTGGATTTTTCAAGGTTGCTGGGGTGTACCTTAAATGGGCGAAACTAAAGCCAGGACATTCCATATTATCAGATGAGATTATTCAAAGAGGACCAAACTTCCGATATAAATGATTCACAGTCCAGCAGCTGGCTACTGTCTCATATCATCTACTGATATGGAAGATAATTCTCTAAGAGAGTTtgatgctttcttttctttttttctaagtTATCCGGTTCGGATGAAAATTTTATCCAGTCTATCAAAGAACTTGTTGACTTTGAAACTGCACTTTCCTATATTCAGGGATCTGTTGCATTCAATTGAGTTGATAAAGCTCTTCGCCCGACTAGCTAATGGGTCACATTTGATGCTGGATCCTTTTCGGGGCAATTTCAGAAAAGCTTCTGGTTGATTGCTGTAGTTTCTGGGAGAAGGGTAGAATCAGGACAGATCTGACAAATTAGATATGCTATTAGTTTCTTCACTTTGATTTAGACATAGTTATGAAAGTTGTGCGCTTATGTAACTTTGTTCAGCAGCCCACATTGGTTAGTGTTATTCAAGGAGGTATTCCAAAGCTAAATTGTAGGTTAAATGATAAAATTAGCAATTTTGCCAAATCTATAGACTCTCTTAGGGCGGTTGTTGCACTTAAAATGGGATAAAGGACTATGTTTAAGTCGATGTCTAAACCTCAGTACCTAAAACTTTGTTGTTTAACACATCATATGCTGCCATTGGGAAAAAATGAAGCTAACAAACATGCAGATGACAACACTTTGACTTTGTCTATCTTATCATGCAACATCACAAGATGTTGCAATAATTTAAATTACTTTTGCTTTCTATTTGGATTACATTTTTGCCCTGGAAGGGTTGAATATAAAAGGAATGGCCTCTTTCCTGTAAGAACTAAATGCTATCAATAACAGGAAGTTATATCGCGAATATTCTAGCGACAGAAAGCATCTTGAATCTGCACATGTAGTAGTCTCGACAAGAAAAATACAAAACAATCAGTTTTGTTAGATGCGATCattatgattaaaaattttggTAATTCTATAAAAGATAAAATGGGATGTCCAGCAAAAGTAAGGAGTGAGAATTCTGCCTAAAGTTATTAACGAAATAATGTATAGGTTTGAACTACTTCCTTGTTATGTTTGAATATTTACTGGTTCATGTTGAACAGGTCGGATTAGGCAATTTTATGTCCCTGGTCAAATCACTCGACTTCCACTGGCCACTTATTCAAGCCATTTTAATTCTGTTAATTGGATATAATATATCATGTTATAGTGTAGttcaaaatattataaattaaaaaaagggtcCAAGTGAACAATAGTGAACATGGAAGACATAAATATATTGAGATATATATCTGGTAAGGATAATGGGTTGGAATATATGTGAGAGTTAGAGTTACACCAGTTTAGGAAGAAGTGATGTAGAACTGAATGAGATAGTATGCGCATAGGCAGTGATGATTTGGGGAGGTTTTTTTGAAGAAGAGAGTTCAAATTTATTTGAGTATTCGGAAGGAGTCGGCCTAAGTTTGCATGGATTGGCTGATAAAGAATTTGATAAAGCTTGCAGTaatataaagaagtaaccactGAAAGGAACAGTTGACGAATTAAGGTCGTAAAAGCATCCCACATAGTTAGAATAAGGATTGAGTGTTATGGTTTCCTTTCCTATCCAATACCTAATAGTGCTATCTTATCCTAATACCTAATAGGCCTCATTTTTTTGCTATAAGGTGGTTTGCTATTGCTGAGTTGTAGTTATTTTGGTTTTGAAAATTTCTAGTCTGcgattttttatttattgtatCATGTGATTTTGAAGTAACTAGAATATATAATGTACATCTAAGGTGTTTTCATCTATATTTTATCAAAATTAGTTTGTTGTGATATTTAGCGATATACTCTAGTTTTTAGCGGAGAACATCTTTGTTTTAGTATGGTGCCTTTCACCGAGCTGACTTTTTTCGcataaaattgatttttgtttctctATGCTCTTTTGCCATGATTTCTTTTCGGTTATTGTGCACAGATGGCCAAACTAATGCAATTGTCTGCTTTAACAGCTGATTGCTTGCGGGATTTCTGTTGCTACATACAATGAGGGGGCAACAGATTTCAGGCAAACCCCTGTTTATAAGGAGTCAATTCAGTCGCAAGAGCTCTTAGAGGAGCCAGAggcatcaaactctgatgtgTTTGAGGGAAATCCAACTGAGGTGGCCCCAAGTTTGGACTAGCATTGTCGTAGTGGGTAGGGCTCATGCCATCCGATCATTTTGTTGGAAACCTAGGATTATGCAATCCAAGACACAGCTGGAATTCCGTGAAGCATTTGCCATCAACAGTATGCAATATCGCTTGTGTACTGTGTGATACTCATTTCTTCGATGAGTTTGTAAATTAGTGGCTGTGAGCGTAATAAAGAATGAGCTCTTAAAATGCCCTCAAGATCGATATTCTATATTTTCTCCATGGGGCAGAACTAATCTTAAACAGTATAAAATTCTATTTCCT
This is a stretch of genomic DNA from Phoenix dactylifera cultivar Barhee BC4 chromosome 9, palm_55x_up_171113_PBpolish2nd_filt_p, whole genome shotgun sequence. It encodes these proteins:
- the LOC120111919 gene encoding uncharacterized protein LOC120111919, which gives rise to MPLFISKMAGSGLFTARHHHLPIPPPSLSSSSALSNPLSFPSPRRSIHVARARKGLSSRTRRLENRRKKGAATTTTMEEEAAAELEGVAAGEGASSAAAFLEVGGGGAEGLATPSLPMPELPGEEPDFWEGPQWNAFGFFIQYQWAFGIVFALIACGISVATYNEGATDFRQTPVYKESIQSQELLEEPEASNSDVFEGNPTEVAPSLD